A single genomic interval of Mycolicibacterium holsaticum DSM 44478 = JCM 12374 harbors:
- a CDS encoding asparaginase domain-containing protein: protein MSDVHLIGLGGIVVTTGTDSIEEVSAWLAYRERWPVPIAVTGAMVVGERPDSDIRLSGHDRIGC from the coding sequence ATGAGTGACGTTCACCTCATCGGCCTCGGCGGGATCGTGGTCACCACCGGAACGGACTCCATCGAGGAGGTCTCCGCGTGGCTCGCCTACCGCGAACGCTGGCCGGTGCCGATCGCCGTCACCGGTGCCATGGTGGTAGGGGAGCGGCCCGACAGCGATATACGGCTATCCGGGCATGACCGGATCGGCTGCTAG